In the genome of Epinephelus lanceolatus isolate andai-2023 chromosome 18, ASM4190304v1, whole genome shotgun sequence, one region contains:
- the LOC117267939 gene encoding uncharacterized protein LOC117267939, whose product MTPPKPPRTKYSTQSAITSSYEVVQPTYEGLDAPTPAVTVEKQTEVQVKPVPRPRSKTLLTSQLTNNSITDDSADTTSNTTDAVSPQPNGYPEDHKTPRPVRPPPRPPLSKCMTLSKPTAAVDGGNHYITSIPEPTPPAVSAEKIQPAPGWRPERPPLPSVYYDSPRCTMKLKPESDTDESQPSKCSYVSSTQQPPVSADVSEEEGNLFGIYRAMPADRPVVPPRLCQSTLPYSPPEGRPPRPPSFTPPAPPSTGTLSEALYSEIEHRPYLDVLPEDGDQMTLGTPTLRYQTGCYSSRQQTMEDSEDIIGMLRWLKKVSRPDYMTPPVYGLSIDEEIRSFNQRAITVKKALRLYNRLMMKHSESLRNIITEFNCIANNLDKLKKKTKTMDIAGGTTGAVGGMTAVLGIALAPVTFGTSLIATAVGAGMVASAGGIGAHTAKAKKNMVNRMAVEKLVYDYKGCIVDPEHCLDFILSGMNELRRHDIARIQRAGAQPDAVKMAHLSQSVFRTTMSNDRRTPVAHGAGMASERLLMAFIKEMDQYFSEKDDQHLKKSNKSRFSGRIRLLAKNLQDELDHLSHMWELFG is encoded by the exons CCTCCCAAACCCCCCAGGACGAAGTACTCCACCCAGTCTGCCATCACCAGCTCCTATGAAGTCGTGCAGCCAACCTACGAAGGCCTGGATGCACCAACG CCTGCCGTCACAGTTGAAAAGCAGACAGAAGTTCAAGTCAAGCCTGTACCTCGTCCGCGATCTAAAACACTACTAACGTCCCAGTTAACCAACAACAGCATCACTGACGACTCTGCAGACACAACCAGCAATACAACCGATGCAGTG AGTCCCCAGCCCAATGGATATCCTGAAGACCACAAGACGCCTCGCCCTGTCCGTCCTCCTCCCAGACCACCACTGAGCAAATGTATGACCCTCAGTAAACCCACAGCAGCAGTCGACGGAGGCAATCACTACATAACTTCAATTCCTGAGCCAACT CCTCCAGCTGTCAGTGCTGAGAAGATACAGCCTGCTCCTGGATGGCGGCCTGAACGCCCCCCTCTGCCCTCCGTCTATTACGATTCACCACGTTGTACAATGAAGTTAAAACCTGAG AGCGACACTGATGAGAGTCAGCCATCCAAATGTTCCTACGTCAGCTCTACGCAGCAACCCCCAGTCTCAGCAGATGTCTCTGAAGAAGAGGGGAACCTCTTCGGGATTTACAGAGCAATG CCCGCAGACAGACCTGTAGTTCCACCCCGACTCTGTCAGTCCACCCTCCCCTACTCGCCTCCTGAG GGGAGACCACCACGTCCACCTTCATTCACCCCACCGGCCCCACCTTCAACAGGGACACTATCAGAGGCATTGTACAGTGAGATAGAGCACCGTCCCTACCTAGACGTTCTGCCAGAGGACGGAGATCAGATG ACACTAGGGACTCCAACACTCCGCTACCAGACTGGCTGTTACTCTTCTCGCCAACAGACCATGGAGGACTCAGAG GACATCATCGGGATGTTGAGATGGTTGAAAAAAGTGTCAA GACCTGATTACATGACTCCACCTGTATATGGCCTCAGTATAGACGAGGAAATCAG GTCATTTAATCAGAGAGCCATAACTGTGAAAAAGGCCCTGCGTCTCTACAACCGCCTCATGATGAAACACAGCGAAAGCCTGCGAAACATCATCACAGAGTTCAACTGCATTGCCAACAACCTGGACAAGTTAAAGAAGAAGACCAAAACCATGGACATTGCTGGCGGCACGACAGGAGCTGTTGGAGGGATGACTGCAGTTTTGGGTATCGCCTTGGCTCCTGTGACCTTTGGTACCTCGCTGATCGCTACAGCTGTTGGCGCTGGTATGGTGGCGTCCGCTGGGGGCATCGGCGCCCACACTGCAAAGGCCAAAAAGAACATGGTGAACAGGATGGCAGTTGAGAAACTCGTATACGACTATAAAGGTTGTATTGTTGACCCGGAGCACTGTCTGGATTTTATCCTGTCTGGGATGAATGAGCTGCGGCGGCACGACATTGCCAGGATACAGAGGGCGGGGGCGCAGCCGGATGCAGTGAAGATGGCACATCTGTCGCAGTCTGTGTTTAGAACAACCATGAGCAATGATAGGCGGACTCCTGTTGCACATGGAGCTGGGATGGCATCTGAGAGACTGCTCATGGCTTTTATCAAGGAAATGGATCAGTATTTTTCAGAGAAGGATGACCAGCACCTGAAGAAGTCGAATAAAAGCAGGTTTTCTGGTAGAATTCGCTTGCTGGCGAAAAATCTGCAGGATGAGCTGGATCACCTCAGTCATATGTGGGAACTGTTCGGTTGA